The nucleotide sequence CGAAGGTGTCTATCCGGAAGAGAAGCGGCTTCACAAGCCTCAGTTTCGTATTCAACCGCCATTGTTGACGACCGACTATTTCACGTTGGAAGCGGAGGACGCTGTTTATCTCCCTCCACAATCCGACGAAGACGGGACGCAACGACCGGGAGGCTGGCTCCTCAAACAGACGTCAGTTCCTTTCCAGGAATTCCCGCTGACGGAATTGGGTCGTCAGAACATCGTTCCTCAAACGAACGGAACGGATGTGTTCATCAATACTCATCTCAGCTTCAGCCAGATGAGCCGCAAGACCTCCAACTACCGGTTGATGGGGACTCCCCAACTGCTCAGATTTCTGCACGAACCGTATGGAAGTGATATTTCGCGACGCGGAATTCTGATGCATCTTCATTCTCGAATCACGCAACCGCTTCTGACGCTTGTCGGCCTCTACATCGTCATTCCTCTGATCGTGCGAAAAGACCGGATGAGCACAATGCAGCAGGTGACAAATATCGCCACTTGCGTAATTGTGTTGGCGATGATTTACGGCATCTCGATTGGAAGCAGTTTTCTTGGGCAATCCGGAATTGTTCCAGCCGAACAAGCTGCCTGGGCGCCCATCATCTTAGGCGGCAGTCTCGCCGGTTGGCTGACTGGCTCAGTCAGAACGTAGTTCGTCACCGAATCAACGAGCAGTGACGAAGAAATTCAGAGCCTCTGAAGTGCTTTGCCGAAGACCGGTTGGAATCGGCGTTCTTGCTACCACTTATGTCGAATTCTCAGCGAAACCGTTCGACATTTGAGCTTCGATCGGTCACAAATCAACAGACAGCGATCTACTGTGTTGTCTCGTTCGTTGACCGTTGCATCGACTCTTCGAAGAGACCACGAGCCCAACAACCGACGTTGTGACCTGCGCCGATTGATTCAGTCCATCGGTCAGAATTGTGGCGGCGAAGAGCTTCCACGGATCGCTGCACTGTATCGGGAGACCTTTCCTCCCGCATCCAGATTTTTCCATACTGCCCCATGACGATGAGACTTCTCTCATGAAGAATTTCGCGCTCTCAATGGCTTTCCTCCTGCTCTGGGCAAACCTCGGATTTGGCCAACCAACTGCTGCTCCGAAGATCGCTGACTTCTCCGACCAACCCGGACGGTGGAGTGCCCAGCGAGCCAATCAGTGGTACGACACCGTTGCGTGGCCAGTCGGCGCAAACTTCGTCCCCTCGACCGCAATCAATCAGCTCGAAATGTGGCAAGCCGACACATTCGATCCCGAAACAATCAATCGAGAACTCGGCTGGGCTGCTGCGATCGGAATGAACTCAATGCGAGTCTTTCTGCATGACCTCGCATGGAAAGCCGATCCTGAAGGATTCTTTCAACGCGTCGACAAGTATCTTGAGATCGCGGACTCACACGGCATCAGCACGATGATGGTCATCTTCGATGGCGTCTGGCATCCGTACCCAGAACTCGGCAAGCAGCCTGAGCCCACTCCCGGACTTCACAATTCCGGATGGGTTCAATCGCCGGGACGCAAACTTCTTGAAGACTCGACCAAGCAAGACAGCTTGAAACCGTACGTTCAAGCAGTGATCCGAAGATACAAAGACGACTCCCGCATTCTTCTTTGGGACCTCTTTAACGAACCCGACAACGATGTTGCAAACTCTTATGGTGTGAACGGAACAAAGGAGGAACTGCCGCCAGAAGAAAAGGCAAAACGAGCAGAAGAACTTCTGAGGAAGACCTTCGAGTGGGCTCGAGAGGTGAATCCATCACAGCCACTTACCTGTGGAGTCTGGGCTGGCAATTACCTCGCATCACCAAGTTCAATTCAACGCTTTTCCATTGAGGCATCCGACGTCATCTCATTCCACACTTATTCAGGACCAAAGGTGGCGAAAGAGTTAACACAAGGACTATTAAAACTCGGCCGCCCAGTCTTGTGTACTGAGTATATGGCTCGCGGAAATGCATCCACATTTGAAGCCATCCTTCCGATCTTCCACGAAAATCGCGTCGGAGCATACAACTGGGGACTTGTCGATGGTAAGTCACAAACGATTTACCCCTGGGACTCATGGAGCAATCCATATACACAAGAGCCGAAACCTTGGCATCACGATGTCTTTCGTGCCGATGGAACTCCTTACTCTCCCGCTGAAGTGAGAGTCATTCAATCATTGACTCGTCAGCCTCCGACTCAACAAAGCCAACCTCCCAAAATCAAAGAAGTGCCAGAGAGGGACGTCCTCGAATCGAAACTGAAAGACCATGAGGAAGCTGTCTTTGTCAAACAGGGATGGATTCGCGATCCGTTTATCACACTCGGACCGGATGGCAACTATTACCTCACCGGGACGACTCCACTTCCCGACGACCCGCGCCAGCATCTCGATCCGTACAACACTGGTCTCGGAGACTTATCGCTGGTCGGCTGGCAAGCACAAGTCTGGCGAAGCCGTGATCTCATCGACTGGGAGTCTCTTGGAACTCCGTTTACATTGAAGTCAGGCATCTGGTTTCGAAAACAACCTAAGAAATTCCAAAACACTCCTGAGTCAGAATGGCGGCTTTGGGCACCGGAGCTTCATTGGATCGGCGACCGTTGGGCACTCATCCATACGAGTCCCTCGCCCGTCGCAGGTGCCAATCTTTCACTCTCTCAAGGGGCTGAGGTGAATGGCCCTTGGGATAATCCGATGGGCGTTTCCATTCGCAAACGTCACGATCCGTCTCTCTTTCAAGATGACGATGAAACGTGGTGGATGATCTGGGGAGCAACGTCTATCGCTCCGATCAAACCCGACTGGAGCGGCTTTCAAAAGGAACCCATCAAGATCGGCCCGAGTGGCGAAACGAGCAAAATGGGCCACGAAGGTTGCCTGCTTCACAAGATCGGCGACAAGTACGTTCTGTTCGGAACAGGCTGGTCGACCGGCGAGATGCGACACGGCAGCTACAACCTTTATTATGCGACTGCGGACAAGATCGAAGGACCCTACAGCGAACGTCAATTCGTCGGCCGTTTTCTCGGCCATGGAACCCCGTTCCAGGACCATCAGGGACGCTGGTGGTGCACAGCATTCTTCAACGCGAATCAGCCTCCATTGTCCGCCGAGGGAATCGAAACCAAGGACCTCGGACGGACAGCTCAAACGATCAATGAACAAGGCGTGACACTCGTTCCGCTTGATGTTCAAATCCGTGACAACGGAGAGGTCTCCATTCGCGCTGAAGCCCCCGGATACTCCACTCCCGGTCCAGACGAAGCCCAGCAGTTTCAACTCGAAGAATAGAGACCGTTCTGCCGATGGCACTCACGGAAGCGATCTCACTTCACAGAAAGCTGAGTTAGCTCCTTCGAGTCAGTGCACACCGAATTCAAAAACATTCTTAATTAACGACGACAGACGTTGAGGACTCTCACGATGAAGCCCCTTTGTATTGTTGTTCTGACGATCCTGATTTCCGGACAGATTTTCGCAGACGACGATCGCCCAAATATCGTCCTGATCATGGCCGATGACATGGGCTTCTCAGACATCGGTTGCTATGGCGGAGAGATCCAGACTCCGAACATCGATTCGCTCGCTGAGGGTGGCTTACGTTTCACACAGTTTTACAACACGGGGAGATGTTGTCCGACGCGAGCTTCGTTAATGACTGGTCTATACCCGCACGCATCGGGTGTCGGACACATGGTTTACTCCGATCGAGGAGTTGGTTATCACCCATACCTCAACAAGAACTGTGTGACGATCGCTGAGGCACTCGGAAGTTCGGGTTACCGAACCATGATGGCCGGGAAGTGGCATGTTGGTCATCAACAAGGTCAATGGCCAACTGACCGTGGCTTCCAGCACTTTTATGGAATCCACATCCATGTCGACAGTTACTTCAAAGTCTTGCCAGGTTGCCCCGTTTATTACAACGATCAACTGGCGATCGCCCCAACTGTTAATCCTCCCAACACGCTCCATCCGGAACAAGAATGGTACACCACCGACGTCTTCACCGACTGGTCGATTAAGTTTCTAAAAGAGTCACAGTCTGACGAGCGACCTTTCTTTCTTTATACAGCCTATAACTCTCCGCACTGGCCTCTCGAAGCACCTCAAGAAAACATCGACCGCTGCCAGGGGCGTTACGAAGGAGGTTGGGACGTTTTACGTGCTCAAAAACTCCAGAAAATGAAGGAGATGGGCATCGTACAGAATGGAACTCAACTCTCTCCCTCTGGTTGTCCGGAATGGTCCGAATTGACTCCTGACGATCAGCAGGAGTTAGCGTTTCGCAGAGAGATCTATGCTGCACAGATCGAGAGAATGGACGAGAACATCGGTCGCATCATTCAGACACTTCGTGAATCGGAACAACTCGATCACACGCTGATCTTCTTTCTCTCAGACAACGGCTGCTGCGCTGAAGGTGGGATGTTCGGATACAAATGGAATGAGAACTCCAAAGAGAATTTCGCCGACTGGAGAAATGAATCGGGACGATCCAGCAGCATGGGGGAAGCTTGGTCGAATGCCTCAAACACTCCCTTCCGGATGCACAAACGCTGGGTTCACGAGGGAGGAATCGCAACTCCACTGATCGCTCACTGGCCTCAACGAATCGAAACACCCGGTGGCCTGACTCACCAACCCGGCCACGTCATTGACATCCTCGCAACTTGCCTCGACGTCGCTGACGCCGCTTATCCGGAAGAATTCAACGGCCACCAAATTAAACAATCGGCGGGAAAGAGCCTGGTGCCAGCGTTTCTTCAACCACAACAGGTTCAAGATAGGACGCTTTTCTGGGAACACGAAGCCCACGCTGCCATGCGAGATGGAGACTGGAAACTCGTCACGCTGAATGCACATTCCCCAGAAAGCTGGGAACTCTACAACCTTTCCGAAGAACGCACCGAAACTAACGACCTGCGATCTGAGCACCCAGAACGCGTCGATTCTATGATCGCCCGCTGGACAAATTGGGCTGAGGAGGCCAACGTCTTGCCGTGGCCGAAAGATCGGCCCAAGAAGCCGAAAAAGTGAACGGACTTCCAACCGAAGCGAAATCGCCTGCCCGAATGTCCACTTTGAGCGAATCGCGTTTCCGGCATTTGTGACGAGTTTGTGCTGTCGACAATCAAATTTGCTTGAAATTGCCCTGTCACCCTGCAAGATGACAGCGAGAAGGTTTTTCGGGCTGTCTCATCCGGAATTGTCGATGAGATTGCAGGCTCTTATCGTCACACGCAGAGATGAGAATCGCCTTCTGCTCTCATTAAATGCGTGACATCTCGATGGCGATCTCGTAAATTCATGATGTGGAAGACCCTTTTCGTCAGCCGTTTAGGTCTTTCGTTGAAGATGCGGGTTGTTAAGGGTCAGTAGAGGATGCACCGGTCAGACGACATCAGTGATTTGTACGCGCGCTTCGAGGAAGAAATCCGCGCGGGCAACACTCCGAGCATTGATGCGTACGTCGAGACAGTTCCGGAGCAGGATCGAGACGAAATTCGGCAAAAGCTTCTCGAAATCCAGTCCCTCGCTTCCGAGCAAACCGTCGTGTTCCCGACGGACGACTCGACGACATCGGAAAGACCGAAACTTGACGACAAATTGGCCTCGATCGTCACTCAATTTGAACTCGACATTCAAGCTGGGAAAAGTCGTCGTTTGTCCGAGTATTTGCCCGAAGAAATGAGCGCCCCTGAGCGCGAGAAAACCATCTCCGAGTTGGTACGCCTGAAGCAGGCTGCCCTTCAAAATGACGGAGAGAAGGTGAGCCTCGACGAAATGCTCAAAGAGTTTCCGAATGACATCAATACGATTCATTCGCTGTTTGTGGAAGAGCCCAACAAGACTCAATCCGACTCTTCATCTTCGACCAAGCCGATCCCTCACAGCAAGAAGTCGATCCACGCAACTCGATCGATCGGCCCCTATCGAATCGTGAGAGAAATCGGCCAGGGCGGGATGGGAACCGTCTATTTGGCTGAGCAACTTGAACCGGTCCGGCGACAAGTCGCGTTGAAAGTCATTCGACAGGGACTGGAGTCCCGAGGAGTCCAGGCTCGCTTCCAGTCGGAACGGCAAGCCATGGCGCTCATGGATCATGTCAACATCGCCACTGTTTACGAAGCTGGTTCGACGGAATCAGGTTTGCCATATGTCGTGATGGAATTCGTCCACGGAATTCCTATCACTGACTATTGCGACAACTTTCGCCTTACGCTTGCAGAGCGAATCGACTTGATTCAACAAGCTTGTGATGCGATTCAGCACGCCCACTCACGTGGTATTATCCATCGGGACATCAAGCCCAGCAACTTGCTCGTGACAGAGTATGAAAACGAACGGCGAGTGAAGGTCATTGACTTCGGACTCGCAAAAACACTCAATGAGAGTGACCGGCTTAGCGAAGAAACCGTCAACACCGCATGTGGTCAGGTTCTCGGCACTCTTCAATACATGAGTCCCGAACAAGCCAGCATGGGAAAACTCGACATCGACACTCGAACGGATGTCTACTCTCTGGGAGTCGTCCTCTATGAACTCTTGACCGGTTCAACTCCCGTGAAGCGAGAGTCAGTCAAGACCCTGGCGATCGAACAGGTGATGACATCGATTCGGGACGAAGAACCACAACGACCGAGCAAGCGTCTGTTGGATAGCGAAGATACAGCAGCAATGATTTCTTCGAAGAGAGGGACTGAGCTTCGAAGCCTTGAATCCTCTTTGCGAGGCGACTTGGACTGGATTGCCGTCAAAGCTTTGGAAAAGGATCGAACGCGTCGCTATTCCAGCCCTGCAGAACTCCAGGACGATCTCTCTCGCTACCTCAACAATGAACCTGTTCACGCACGGCCTCCAAGCACCGTTTATCGTCTCGGAAAGTTTGTCCGGAAGCACCAGTCAAGCCTAACCGTCGCGACATCACTAATGATCGTCGCTGTCTTGGGTATTGCGGGAATCATCTGGCAGTGGAATCGAGCAGAGTCCAACTCGCTGAAGTTGATTCGCGCGGAAACGCAGAACGCAGTCAAAAACGTGGCACTGTCTCGAGGGTCCGAAATTCCGGCCAACCTCGCCACCCTCGACTCCCTTCCCATGGCGTTGGTCGCTGAAGAACTGGAGTCGCAATTCGATCACACATTCGGTCAGCAACAACTATCTCTTGCTTATGCTCTCGCGAAAATTGGTCAAGCACCGATTGAGGTTCTCATCGACGCTGTCGCGAATCCCGACACTCCACCGGAAGAAGCCTTCAATATCATCCCAGCTTTGGAAGAATCGAGATCGAAAGCCCACGCTGCTCTCAACGTTCGAGCAAGCAAAGAGTGGGAGAGCAAGAACTGGGACGCTTTCTCGCGGCTCGCCATCGTCGGAACACATCTTCGTGACCTCACCCTGACAACGAAAATCCTCACAGCCGAACCAGATTCTGCCTCGACATCAATTCGAAGTAATTCGACCGTCGAGCCCCGAACGGTATTCATTGACGAACTTATCCACTGGCATGGAAATCTTGAGAATCTGGCAGGGATTCTGCAAGACCGCTCCACGCCTGATGTACGTTCCGCCTTTTGTTACGCCGTTGGCTCGATCGATGAAATCGACCCTCGCGACAAATCGATCTGGCAGTCGCTCATGAACGAGTGGTACCGCCAGCGAAACGACTCGAAAACGCAAATCGCTGCTGGCTGGGCTCTGCGCGAGTGGGGCTTCTCACCTCCTTATGGCCTGATCGAATTCTCCAATCTGATCGATGGAATTTTCGACGAAGCAACCCCTTCTTCTGAAGCAGGTATGATTGCCAAAGCATTCGGACGCTCACCGCTCGAAGCATCTCAAATCCTTCAAGAAACGGCAGATGATCTGATCTCGCAGCGACGCTGGAGAGATGCCGCACGCGTCGCGATTGTCTCTTTTCTCATGGGTGATGATTCATTGGCATCAATGCTTCTCAGCACCGATCCCGACCCGGAAACTGGAATCTGGAACCCAGAACCCCGAACAGCGTTCATTCAAGAATGTCGCATCTGGAATGGAGGAATCGACCGACTCTCCGATTGGCTGACCGAAGTCGAGTCTCCCGATTTGCGATCCGCATTCGCATCGATTGTCGGAGGCATTCCGGACCTTCCCGACGCAACTCGAGATAGCTGGGGAGAGCTTCTTTCTGAATGGTTTCTCACATCTCCAGAGTCAG is from Thalassoglobus sp. JC818 and encodes:
- a CDS encoding LptF/LptG family permease, which translates into the protein MTTYDRYLLFRYFHIIAVFLIASIGLFAVIDGFTNLDSFQESVEQANGTSLMLLNLMAHHYFYHSLMVIDLAGPSIVVISAVSTLALLLKSGEIHPVLAAGIPTYRLTLPLAVGVLAISGALLANQELVLPAIAPKLQRKHGQSAEDAQNVDPQFDLRWQMFLTGEGVYPEEKRLHKPQFRIQPPLLTTDYFTLEAEDAVYLPPQSDEDGTQRPGGWLLKQTSVPFQEFPLTELGRQNIVPQTNGTDVFINTHLSFSQMSRKTSNYRLMGTPQLLRFLHEPYGSDISRRGILMHLHSRITQPLLTLVGLYIVIPLIVRKDRMSTMQQVTNIATCVIVLAMIYGISIGSSFLGQSGIVPAEQAAWAPIILGGSLAGWLTGSVRT
- a CDS encoding bifunctional serine/threonine-protein kinase/formylglycine-generating enzyme family protein: MHRSDDISDLYARFEEEIRAGNTPSIDAYVETVPEQDRDEIRQKLLEIQSLASEQTVVFPTDDSTTSERPKLDDKLASIVTQFELDIQAGKSRRLSEYLPEEMSAPEREKTISELVRLKQAALQNDGEKVSLDEMLKEFPNDINTIHSLFVEEPNKTQSDSSSSTKPIPHSKKSIHATRSIGPYRIVREIGQGGMGTVYLAEQLEPVRRQVALKVIRQGLESRGVQARFQSERQAMALMDHVNIATVYEAGSTESGLPYVVMEFVHGIPITDYCDNFRLTLAERIDLIQQACDAIQHAHSRGIIHRDIKPSNLLVTEYENERRVKVIDFGLAKTLNESDRLSEETVNTACGQVLGTLQYMSPEQASMGKLDIDTRTDVYSLGVVLYELLTGSTPVKRESVKTLAIEQVMTSIRDEEPQRPSKRLLDSEDTAAMISSKRGTELRSLESSLRGDLDWIAVKALEKDRTRRYSSPAELQDDLSRYLNNEPVHARPPSTVYRLGKFVRKHQSSLTVATSLMIVAVLGIAGIIWQWNRAESNSLKLIRAETQNAVKNVALSRGSEIPANLATLDSLPMALVAEELESQFDHTFGQQQLSLAYALAKIGQAPIEVLIDAVANPDTPPEEAFNIIPALEESRSKAHAALNVRASKEWESKNWDAFSRLAIVGTHLRDLTLTTKILTAEPDSASTSIRSNSTVEPRTVFIDELIHWHGNLENLAGILQDRSTPDVRSAFCYAVGSIDEIDPRDKSIWQSLMNEWYRQRNDSKTQIAAGWALREWGFSPPYGLIEFSNLIDGIFDEATPSSEAGMIAKAFGRSPLEASQILQETADDLISQRRWRDAARVAIVSFLMGDDSLASMLLSTDPDPETGIWNPEPRTAFIQECRIWNGGIDRLSDWLTEVESPDLRSAFASIVGGIPDLPDATRDSWGELLSEWFLTSPESGPHSACKWALERLELPIPEIDPSPTPIDGQSWWKSPMELTFLNIPAGSAELESGTFQSMGNLWMSEKEITVKQFKDFALYSDPSSRLPYWRDVGNFGRSIDETHPAQQVSLEDAAQYCNWLSRKLGFEEVYEIEQLDPLPGDGSSHYYNVTLRNGIDGFRLPTDAEWEYCCRTHTTTDFFFGTSVKLLPEFAVYSRPTTQPCGTKLCNVWGFFDLTGNVHEWCWGGSDPSHRIFRGGSSQNTYKACMSTFVFRDALQSKRTDVVGFRVVRGPLITQATALPDRHASR
- a CDS encoding arylsulfatase, which codes for MKPLCIVVLTILISGQIFADDDRPNIVLIMADDMGFSDIGCYGGEIQTPNIDSLAEGGLRFTQFYNTGRCCPTRASLMTGLYPHASGVGHMVYSDRGVGYHPYLNKNCVTIAEALGSSGYRTMMAGKWHVGHQQGQWPTDRGFQHFYGIHIHVDSYFKVLPGCPVYYNDQLAIAPTVNPPNTLHPEQEWYTTDVFTDWSIKFLKESQSDERPFFLYTAYNSPHWPLEAPQENIDRCQGRYEGGWDVLRAQKLQKMKEMGIVQNGTQLSPSGCPEWSELTPDDQQELAFRREIYAAQIERMDENIGRIIQTLRESEQLDHTLIFFLSDNGCCAEGGMFGYKWNENSKENFADWRNESGRSSSMGEAWSNASNTPFRMHKRWVHEGGIATPLIAHWPQRIETPGGLTHQPGHVIDILATCLDVADAAYPEEFNGHQIKQSAGKSLVPAFLQPQQVQDRTLFWEHEAHAAMRDGDWKLVTLNAHSPESWELYNLSEERTETNDLRSEHPERVDSMIARWTNWAEEANVLPWPKDRPKKPKK
- a CDS encoding family 43 glycosylhydrolase, with translation MKNFALSMAFLLLWANLGFGQPTAAPKIADFSDQPGRWSAQRANQWYDTVAWPVGANFVPSTAINQLEMWQADTFDPETINRELGWAAAIGMNSMRVFLHDLAWKADPEGFFQRVDKYLEIADSHGISTMMVIFDGVWHPYPELGKQPEPTPGLHNSGWVQSPGRKLLEDSTKQDSLKPYVQAVIRRYKDDSRILLWDLFNEPDNDVANSYGVNGTKEELPPEEKAKRAEELLRKTFEWAREVNPSQPLTCGVWAGNYLASPSSIQRFSIEASDVISFHTYSGPKVAKELTQGLLKLGRPVLCTEYMARGNASTFEAILPIFHENRVGAYNWGLVDGKSQTIYPWDSWSNPYTQEPKPWHHDVFRADGTPYSPAEVRVIQSLTRQPPTQQSQPPKIKEVPERDVLESKLKDHEEAVFVKQGWIRDPFITLGPDGNYYLTGTTPLPDDPRQHLDPYNTGLGDLSLVGWQAQVWRSRDLIDWESLGTPFTLKSGIWFRKQPKKFQNTPESEWRLWAPELHWIGDRWALIHTSPSPVAGANLSLSQGAEVNGPWDNPMGVSIRKRHDPSLFQDDDETWWMIWGATSIAPIKPDWSGFQKEPIKIGPSGETSKMGHEGCLLHKIGDKYVLFGTGWSTGEMRHGSYNLYYATADKIEGPYSERQFVGRFLGHGTPFQDHQGRWWCTAFFNANQPPLSAEGIETKDLGRTAQTINEQGVTLVPLDVQIRDNGEVSIRAEAPGYSTPGPDEAQQFQLEE